Proteins encoded together in one Pseudobacteroides sp. window:
- a CDS encoding chemotaxis protein CheW, producing the protein MIQNQEFIQEFVDEARSHLDKVEALLVKKEKLLNDSESINEIFRAVHSIKGTAGFFGLKNIVSLAHSMENIFAEVRNGGMKLNAEFVDIILISNDLLKNMIDDVINSEEVDINPILVKLESILVGSEKEEKSDRVEDISVVDDRSRRFLIKGGSREFLTDGVKHGHKIYELKLRINSDLLSYSEGPMQLFNRIQSVGMVIDTITDHSEIVSFDDVMDAVDKGDKDVYLCILVTTVLDRDMFSEAIEISRDNIVELNIDKVKKCHIAAESEVGQASYNDMQAHSNDKKVIMDEIKDTGKSEAMHYIRDEANDEVKVGARDNEDKGPKQTKQLKVEDNIRVNVTVLNDLLNMASEMVLGRNQLLRTLEEYRKAIPGLSAILQNIDRLTSGMQEKIMQTRMQPIANVFNKFPRIIRDLSKSLGKEIDLQLEGTEVELDKSVLEALTDPLTHLVRNSADHGLEDPDSREKNRKSRIGFIKLNAYQEGGYVNIEVIDDGAGIDCDRVVEKAIDKGIVTREAAARMSEQEILKLIFKPGFSTAEKISDISGRGVGMDVVRTNIEKLGGSIEIFSKKGNGTTIRLLLPLTLAIIQTLIVGVEGHKFALPQANLKEIVRVKGKDKNRHIEYLHDSEVFRLRGKLLPIVHLADILGIKRTYVDEKDGQVRSDRRNSFSDIRPDNRELEGVKNRRKNEEEVTRVLVLQVGHRSFGLVVDSIYSSEETLVKQLPIYFKNCDCYSGVTIMGDGKTAMILDVEGLIRISNLQFIEDIEEKDTGKKNENDNHTEVQNILLFKCSGNEIFAIDLSMVSRVEEVRSQDIDRIGSNEYIKFRGDSMRVIRPEDFLPVSKDIINSDVKHVLIPKFTTNPIGIIVEKIIDNVNARIVLNTENIKVNGLLGSTIYDDKIILILNLYEMLQLADPQHYSINIFMPQDAKTILIVEDTPFFMKMEKEYLEIAGYEVIQAANGRIAMELLESNRVDVVVSDIQMPEMDGFELAKKIREDNRFKDLPLIAVTSMSGEEAKSKAFESGFDFYEMKLDRDRLLETVYKALQKKDALLV; encoded by the coding sequence ATGATTCAAAACCAGGAATTTATACAGGAATTCGTTGATGAGGCAAGATCCCACCTTGATAAGGTTGAGGCTTTACTTGTAAAAAAGGAGAAGCTTTTAAATGACAGTGAATCAATCAATGAAATATTTAGGGCGGTTCACAGCATAAAAGGAACTGCAGGTTTTTTTGGACTTAAAAATATAGTCAGTCTTGCTCATTCCATGGAAAACATATTTGCTGAGGTCAGGAACGGAGGCATGAAGTTAAATGCAGAATTCGTAGATATAATTCTAATCTCAAATGACCTTTTGAAGAATATGATTGATGATGTGATAAACAGTGAGGAAGTTGACATAAATCCAATATTAGTAAAGCTTGAAAGCATTCTGGTGGGCTCTGAAAAGGAAGAAAAAAGTGATAGGGTAGAAGACATTTCTGTTGTGGATGATAGAAGCAGAAGATTTCTTATTAAAGGTGGAAGTCGTGAGTTTCTGACTGATGGAGTAAAGCATGGACATAAAATCTATGAGTTAAAGCTAAGAATAAACAGCGATCTCTTAAGCTATTCTGAAGGACCTATGCAGCTCTTTAACAGAATACAGTCAGTTGGGATGGTCATTGATACAATTACAGACCATAGTGAGATTGTTTCTTTTGATGATGTAATGGATGCTGTTGATAAGGGGGACAAGGATGTATATCTTTGCATACTTGTTACTACGGTCTTAGATAGGGATATGTTTTCGGAAGCTATAGAGATTTCAAGGGACAATATTGTAGAGCTGAACATCGATAAAGTGAAGAAGTGCCATATTGCTGCAGAAAGTGAAGTCGGTCAAGCGTCGTATAACGATATGCAGGCTCATTCTAATGACAAAAAAGTTATAATGGATGAGATAAAAGATACTGGAAAAAGTGAAGCAATGCATTATATAAGAGATGAAGCAAATGATGAAGTAAAAGTTGGAGCTAGGGACAATGAAGATAAGGGGCCAAAGCAGACTAAACAGCTTAAAGTTGAAGATAACATAAGGGTGAATGTTACTGTTCTAAATGACTTACTCAACATGGCAAGTGAGATGGTTTTAGGAAGAAACCAGTTGCTCCGCACCCTTGAGGAGTATAGGAAAGCGATACCGGGGCTTTCGGCCATTCTACAGAATATAGACAGGCTTACAAGCGGCATGCAGGAGAAAATAATGCAGACCAGGATGCAGCCAATTGCCAATGTGTTTAATAAGTTTCCCCGAATAATAAGAGATTTGTCAAAATCACTTGGCAAGGAGATAGACCTCCAATTGGAAGGAACAGAGGTTGAGCTGGACAAGTCGGTATTGGAAGCTTTGACAGACCCGCTTACTCATCTGGTTCGAAATTCTGCGGACCATGGATTGGAGGATCCTGACAGCAGGGAGAAGAATCGCAAGAGCAGGATTGGATTTATTAAGCTCAATGCTTATCAGGAGGGCGGTTATGTAAATATTGAGGTGATAGATGATGGGGCAGGAATTGACTGTGACAGGGTTGTTGAAAAGGCAATTGATAAAGGGATTGTTACAAGGGAAGCTGCAGCCAGGATGAGTGAACAGGAAATTCTCAAGCTGATCTTTAAGCCTGGGTTTTCTACAGCAGAAAAGATAAGTGATATATCCGGCCGCGGTGTGGGTATGGATGTTGTCAGGACGAATATTGAGAAACTTGGCGGAAGCATTGAAATATTCAGTAAAAAAGGTAACGGTACTACCATACGTTTGCTTCTGCCATTGACTCTTGCCATAATACAGACGCTTATAGTGGGTGTTGAGGGACATAAATTTGCTTTGCCTCAGGCAAATTTGAAAGAGATTGTAAGGGTTAAGGGAAAAGATAAAAACAGGCACATAGAGTATCTACATGATTCCGAGGTGTTCAGGCTTAGAGGAAAGCTGCTGCCAATAGTGCATCTTGCAGACATACTAGGGATAAAAAGAACCTATGTGGATGAAAAAGATGGACAAGTAAGAAGCGACAGGAGAAACAGCTTTTCAGATATAAGACCGGACAATCGGGAGTTGGAAGGGGTAAAAAACAGGAGAAAAAATGAAGAAGAGGTTACAAGGGTGCTGGTGCTTCAGGTTGGACACAGGTCTTTCGGTCTTGTCGTTGATTCAATTTATTCAAGTGAAGAAACCCTCGTCAAACAGCTTCCGATATATTTTAAAAATTGTGACTGCTATTCAGGAGTAACAATTATGGGTGATGGAAAAACTGCAATGATACTTGATGTTGAAGGTCTTATAAGAATTTCCAACCTTCAGTTTATTGAAGACATTGAGGAAAAGGATACCGGCAAAAAGAATGAAAATGACAATCACACAGAAGTTCAGAATATATTACTTTTCAAATGTTCCGGAAACGAAATCTTTGCAATTGACCTATCGATGGTATCACGGGTTGAGGAGGTTCGAAGCCAGGATATTGATAGAATCGGAAGTAATGAATATATAAAATTCAGGGGAGATTCAATGAGGGTTATACGGCCTGAGGACTTCTTGCCTGTTTCTAAGGATATAATCAATAGTGATGTCAAACATGTTCTGATACCAAAGTTCACCACAAATCCTATAGGAATTATTGTAGAAAAAATAATTGACAATGTTAATGCAAGAATTGTATTGAATACAGAAAATATAAAGGTTAATGGACTATTAGGAAGCACTATTTATGATGATAAAATCATTCTCATACTGAATCTCTATGAAATGCTTCAGCTTGCAGATCCGCAGCATTACTCCATAAATATTTTTATGCCACAGGATGCAAAAACCATACTTATCGTTGAAGATACACCCTTTTTTATGAAAATGGAGAAAGAATATCTTGAAATAGCCGGATATGAAGTCATTCAAGCTGCCAACGGAAGGATAGCTATGGAGCTGTTAGAAAGCAACAGGGTGGATGTAGTTGTCAGTGATATTCAAATGCCGGAGATGGATGGGTTTGAACTTGCAAAAAAAATAAGGGAAGACAATAGATTCAAAGATTTGCCACTTATTGCAGTGACGTCAATGTCAGGAGAAGAAGCAAAAAGCAAGGCATTTGAGTCAGGTTTTGACTTTTATGAGATGAAGCTTGACAGGGACAGGCTTCTTGAAACGGTTTACAAGGCATTACAAAAGAAGGATGCTCTTTTAGTATGA
- a CDS encoding chemotaxis protein CheW, giving the protein MILLVLVDGEGGSKLIKVLSFRIAGELFGIEINDVKEINRNVEYTAVPRAQDNIVGLFNMRGQIVTIFNLAGIIGYSESVPDDRVTCIILKSEPENPNHRGFIIERTGDVIDVAEDMCEPPPANIDSIGKKYIKDVVRLESDLMRIINTDLVFGELISD; this is encoded by the coding sequence ATGATATTGCTAGTACTTGTTGATGGAGAGGGGGGAAGTAAATTGATTAAGGTTTTAAGCTTCAGAATTGCCGGAGAACTATTTGGAATAGAAATAAATGATGTAAAGGAAATAAACAGGAATGTTGAGTATACAGCAGTTCCCAGGGCACAAGACAATATTGTAGGGCTCTTTAACATGAGAGGTCAGATTGTTACTATTTTTAATTTGGCCGGTATTATAGGTTACAGTGAAAGTGTACCAGATGACAGGGTTACATGCATCATATTGAAGTCAGAGCCGGAAAATCCCAACCACAGGGGGTTTATAATTGAGCGGACCGGTGACGTAATTGATGTGGCTGAGGACATGTGTGAGCCCCCTCCTGCAAACATTGACAGTATAGGTAAGAAATATATCAAGGATGTTGTGAGGCTGGAAAGTGATTTAATGAGGATAATCAATACCGATCTGGTTTTCGGTGAGCTGATTTCGGACTGA
- a CDS encoding S-layer homology domain-containing protein, whose protein sequence is MEKRGIRRLMSGVLCTVIVLSCFIPAYGYKEERKSEFSWEIWSEDTTDFPWEGEFQLVDKNNVPVQEKDIFNVSCSVIEPSVVEEVYRETVNYSLSGSKVKYTVYGGKPNVDDTTKISRTIKAAFPATISEFYEGQLVEYKKVGNTAEDTQKYEYENQKGVKVYITKKRSEVGIYPEYLDAVFEGKTVRLYKKGLPTQDCSQEYEYIKYIYTYNHKIKIQYTYNEAPIITEIKQPSQNKHYNDKQNSIIAIEGNVNDKNIGDKLQIRYSIDKYNDNDESIQGEPLNSGILQADGKDLTFTGSIDIKKIPGFDKLDQNVAHTLYVWAVDSKNKRSPATNINSIPFYIDTKAPEAPKLVQDPTSITKEDVKVKITFPDDAVKKEYKIGPDGSWESYDSPIPISVNAEVYGRGTDAAGNSSENSITISNIDKEKPSQPIISANPENTKGEPITVSIKPGIDNRTSVCEVVYAVKNDATTPGDNEYVKYNGEFKLTEEGKYVIWAKTVDEAGNLSDAAQKSVSIIKPTPTPVPTSQPSSGGYNPPLNSPSNSPAVSQGATTTPVPVTPTKSEPVNTVPLAGGEYDLAVFLTSEKRAFGENEVISFTIHYKNNKNTDAVDTILKAEIPQYTTVTDTAGGVISGSQITWNLKTIKGNGEGKLVYKLKVGLLDKSEVNSSITASISASGKNLNASDDSSVYPFLLYSNRFGNNQHKKYAVGYKDNTFMPESKITRAEVAAMLTRVLNIPEGTPDSKVYADIPQKHWAYGYIYAATNNGLFEGYVDGSFKPDAYITRAELSTALARYLKLKNIPPAAFHFNDISKHWARNYIEEIYRLKLIEGYKDGTFIPDAPIKRVETVTIINRMLYRGPLNGAVIPFKDVKKDYWAYGHIAECSIDHYFTRNNDSVSSETLVNKEN, encoded by the coding sequence ATGGAGAAAAGGGGAATTAGGAGGCTTATGTCGGGTGTGCTTTGCACAGTTATTGTTCTTTCGTGCTTTATACCTGCATATGGCTACAAAGAAGAGAGAAAAAGTGAGTTCAGTTGGGAAATATGGTCAGAGGATACTACTGATTTTCCATGGGAGGGAGAATTCCAGCTTGTGGATAAGAACAATGTACCTGTGCAGGAAAAGGATATATTTAATGTATCATGCAGTGTTATTGAACCAAGTGTTGTAGAGGAGGTTTACAGGGAAACAGTTAATTATTCTCTAAGCGGAAGTAAGGTGAAATACACTGTTTATGGAGGCAAGCCAAATGTTGATGATACAACAAAAATATCCAGGACTATAAAGGCTGCATTTCCTGCAACTATATCTGAATTTTATGAAGGGCAATTGGTCGAGTATAAAAAAGTCGGGAATACTGCAGAGGATACTCAGAAATATGAGTATGAAAACCAAAAGGGAGTTAAGGTTTACATAACTAAAAAGCGTTCAGAGGTGGGTATATATCCGGAATATTTGGATGCTGTTTTTGAAGGTAAAACCGTAAGGCTTTATAAAAAAGGCTTACCTACACAAGATTGCTCCCAGGAGTATGAATATATTAAGTACATATACACATATAACCACAAAATAAAAATCCAGTATACATATAATGAGGCACCGATTATAACAGAAATTAAACAACCTTCACAAAACAAGCATTATAATGATAAACAGAACAGTATAATTGCAATTGAAGGAAATGTCAATGATAAAAACATCGGAGATAAACTTCAAATAAGATACTCCATTGATAAATACAATGATAATGATGAATCCATACAGGGAGAACCTCTTAATAGTGGGATACTTCAAGCAGACGGAAAGGATCTGACGTTTACAGGAAGCATTGATATTAAGAAAATCCCCGGCTTTGATAAATTGGATCAAAATGTTGCCCATACTCTTTATGTGTGGGCTGTAGATTCAAAGAATAAAAGATCACCGGCAACAAATATCAACAGCATTCCGTTTTATATTGACACTAAAGCCCCGGAGGCACCCAAGCTGGTACAGGATCCTACAAGTATTACAAAAGAAGATGTGAAAGTTAAAATTACATTTCCTGATGATGCAGTTAAGAAAGAATATAAAATAGGACCCGATGGCTCATGGGAGAGCTATGACAGCCCTATACCCATATCGGTCAATGCAGAAGTATACGGAAGGGGAACTGATGCTGCAGGAAACTCCAGTGAGAACAGCATAACAATAAGCAATATCGATAAAGAAAAACCATCCCAGCCGATAATAAGTGCAAATCCCGAGAACACTAAGGGCGAGCCGATAACTGTAAGTATCAAGCCTGGAATAGATAATCGGACCTCGGTATGTGAAGTGGTGTATGCAGTTAAAAATGATGCCACAACGCCTGGTGATAACGAATATGTGAAATATAACGGTGAATTTAAATTAACTGAAGAAGGAAAATATGTAATATGGGCTAAAACTGTTGATGAGGCTGGAAATCTTTCGGACGCCGCACAAAAATCCGTAAGCATAATAAAACCTACTCCAACGCCTGTACCTACTTCGCAGCCATCTTCCGGTGGGTACAATCCGCCGCTAAATTCACCGTCAAACTCACCTGCAGTGTCACAGGGTGCAACAACTACTCCGGTACCTGTAACCCCGACCAAGTCTGAGCCTGTAAATACTGTGCCTTTGGCTGGAGGGGAGTATGATCTGGCGGTATTCCTTACTTCTGAAAAAAGAGCTTTTGGAGAAAATGAAGTCATATCATTTACTATACACTATAAAAACAATAAAAACACTGATGCTGTAGATACCATACTAAAGGCAGAGATTCCCCAGTATACAACCGTTACAGACACTGCAGGCGGCGTGATATCAGGTAGTCAGATTACCTGGAACCTGAAAACAATAAAAGGTAATGGAGAGGGAAAACTGGTATACAAATTGAAGGTAGGATTATTGGATAAGTCAGAGGTGAATTCCAGTATCACTGCCAGCATTTCAGCCAGTGGTAAAAATTTAAATGCGTCGGATGATAGTTCGGTTTACCCTTTCTTGCTTTATTCTAACAGGTTTGGGAACAACCAGCACAAGAAGTATGCGGTAGGATATAAGGATAATACATTCATGCCTGAAAGCAAGATTACAAGGGCTGAAGTTGCAGCTATGCTGACAAGAGTACTGAACATTCCGGAAGGCACACCGGATAGTAAAGTTTATGCCGACATACCGCAAAAGCACTGGGCATATGGATATATCTATGCAGCAACCAACAATGGACTCTTTGAAGGGTATGTTGACGGCTCATTCAAGCCTGATGCATACATTACAAGAGCTGAACTCAGTACCGCGTTAGCAAGATACTTGAAGCTTAAAAATATTCCGCCGGCAGCATTCCATTTTAATGATATTTCAAAGCATTGGGCAAGGAACTACATTGAAGAAATATACAGACTCAAGCTGATTGAAGGATATAAGGATGGAACATTCATTCCTGATGCACCTATTAAGCGTGTTGAAACAGTGACTATAATAAACAGAATGCTGTACAGAGGACCTCTTAATGGTGCGGTTATACCTTTTAAGGACGTTAAAAAGGACTACTGGGCATATGGGCATATCGCAGAATGCAGTATTGATCATTATTTCACCAGAAACAACGATTCCGTTAGCAGTGAGACCCTGGTAAACAAGGAAAACTGA
- a CDS encoding STAS domain-containing protein has translation MDVVLDGKTMVLKVKTKLVAVNIKNMIEFTKSVLDEADDYEDIIIDLSASENIDSMGITFLIGLYKTGDNKGKKVMLRGVSPAMLNLFKIMRLEEIFEIV, from the coding sequence ATGGATGTGGTGCTTGACGGTAAAACAATGGTTTTAAAGGTGAAAACCAAACTTGTGGCAGTGAATATAAAAAATATGATTGAGTTTACCAAGAGTGTGCTTGATGAGGCAGATGATTATGAGGATATTATTATTGATCTTTCTGCGTCTGAAAACATTGATTCTATGGGAATAACTTTCTTGATAGGTCTTTACAAAACTGGAGACAACAAAGGAAAAAAGGTAATGCTTAGAGGCGTTTCACCTGCAATGCTCAATTTATTTAAGATAATGAGGCTGGAAGAAATCTTTGAGATTGTATAA
- a CDS encoding methyl-accepting chemotaxis protein has product MLKGMKVRTKMLGSFFVIVAIMVALGIVSGINIKKLNGSDTELYENMTVPIQELSHATFDFHRNRAYIRDIFMTTDQEQIKNIMNEVANRRKDIDNYLKEFKARIISDEMMNMYEDFRQYYAEYIILYDKAVEMYTSGRKNEALAFISASGEAGKASRTAQSKLEAMIEKKIKDAKEKADSNTENANTTIIVMIVFILVGAAAAIAIGIYMSNYISNSIKKIKEAMSIAEKGDLTVAVENDSKDEFGDLSGSFNAFMKKTADAIKKIDETTKVLADSSKGLLNISESMADSSRQTSSKTSMASASVEEISAGMTQTSANLNNTTSNISMIASAVEEMSGTIRNLASASEQVSAGVSQVNGLVGGITGSINKVSDSAKDVSDSVNNVVTAVKEINISLNEVSRNCAKSMQIASDAGTKAKDTNQIIEKLNESSKQIGKIIGVINDIADQTNMLALNAAIEAAGAGEAGKGFAVVANEVKELAKQTAEATEEIGTQIESMQSNMNNAVGAVAEITEVIKEITGITNTIAAAVTEQSAATGEISNAAVRSAEKVGMISKEIADVANNSRNVARSVEESSKGVVEIAHSASELSKASTDVAMNSERAASSLHEISRNTNEITKSAVDISKNVQEINNSSEKVNSGASETNNSARGLSDLAVRLEELVKQFKV; this is encoded by the coding sequence ATGCTAAAGGGTATGAAAGTAAGAACTAAAATGCTGGGCTCATTTTTCGTTATTGTTGCAATAATGGTGGCATTAGGTATTGTTTCAGGTATTAATATTAAAAAACTGAACGGTTCAGATACCGAGTTGTACGAAAATATGACGGTTCCTATTCAGGAGCTCTCTCATGCAACATTCGACTTCCATAGGAACAGGGCATATATTCGTGATATATTTATGACTACAGACCAGGAGCAAATTAAAAACATTATGAATGAAGTAGCCAACCGAAGAAAAGATATAGATAATTATTTAAAGGAGTTTAAAGCAAGAATAATAAGTGATGAAATGATGAATATGTATGAGGATTTCCGGCAGTACTATGCTGAGTATATTATTTTATACGATAAAGCTGTTGAAATGTATACAAGCGGAAGGAAGAACGAGGCTTTAGCATTTATATCAGCAAGCGGTGAAGCAGGAAAGGCTTCAAGAACAGCCCAGAGCAAATTGGAAGCAATGATTGAAAAGAAGATTAAGGATGCAAAAGAGAAGGCTGACTCAAATACCGAAAATGCAAATACGACAATCATAGTAATGATAGTCTTTATACTGGTTGGGGCAGCTGCTGCCATCGCTATAGGCATCTATATGAGCAACTACATAAGCAATTCAATTAAGAAGATTAAGGAAGCAATGTCCATAGCTGAAAAAGGTGATTTGACAGTAGCAGTTGAAAATGATTCCAAAGATGAATTCGGAGACTTATCAGGGTCCTTCAATGCCTTTATGAAAAAGACTGCAGACGCCATCAAAAAAATTGATGAAACCACAAAAGTGCTGGCAGATTCATCCAAAGGACTTCTTAATATATCGGAAAGCATGGCGGACAGCAGCAGGCAGACCAGTTCCAAAACATCCATGGCAAGTGCGTCAGTGGAAGAGATATCTGCAGGTATGACTCAGACCTCGGCAAACCTTAATAATACAACCTCCAACATCAGCATGATTGCATCGGCTGTTGAAGAGATGAGTGGAACAATAAGAAACCTGGCATCCGCATCTGAACAGGTATCTGCGGGTGTATCACAGGTAAATGGCCTTGTGGGAGGAATAACAGGAAGCATAAACAAGGTATCTGATTCTGCAAAGGATGTTTCAGATTCTGTAAATAATGTAGTAACAGCAGTAAAAGAGATAAACATTTCATTAAATGAAGTAAGCAGAAACTGTGCCAAGTCAATGCAGATAGCATCCGATGCAGGTACGAAGGCAAAGGACACAAATCAGATAATAGAAAAGCTTAATGAGTCATCAAAGCAGATTGGTAAGATAATAGGGGTTATTAATGATATTGCGGATCAGACTAATATGCTTGCACTTAATGCTGCCATTGAAGCCGCCGGAGCTGGTGAAGCGGGAAAGGGTTTTGCTGTTGTTGCAAATGAGGTTAAGGAGCTTGCAAAACAGACAGCGGAAGCAACAGAGGAAATCGGTACTCAGATAGAAAGCATGCAGTCCAACATGAATAATGCTGTAGGTGCAGTAGCGGAAATAACTGAGGTAATTAAAGAGATAACTGGGATAACAAACACTATCGCAGCAGCAGTTACCGAGCAGAGTGCTGCAACCGGAGAAATATCCAATGCAGCAGTGCGTTCGGCAGAAAAAGTAGGAATGATATCCAAGGAAATAGCTGATGTTGCAAATAATTCCCGAAATGTAGCAAGAAGTGTTGAGGAATCCAGTAAAGGAGTAGTCGAAATAGCTCATTCGGCATCAGAGCTGTCAAAGGCATCTACTGATGTTGCCATGAATTCTGAGAGAGCCGCGTCAAGCCTTCATGAAATAAGCAGAAACACCAATGAAATAACCAAAAGTGCTGTTGATATATCCAAAAATGTTCAGGAGATCAACAATTCCTCCGAGAAGGTTAACAGCGGGGCTTCAGAAACTAACAATTCAGCTAGAGGCCTTTCTGACCTGGCTGTGAGATTGGAAGAACTGGTAAAGCAGTTTAAGGTATAA
- a CDS encoding ATP-binding protein — MITIFIRESSFNSTFQDADKAIEDTIVHMEAIGIKMEENLDFIIQYALRELFNNAIEHGNNFDTRKFINYRVDITREILRVSVADCGKGFDVSGIVNSQHNDSPTRCRNRGLSSLIDIGFLINSENGCINASLSLDGYIIKMEGVIE, encoded by the coding sequence GTGATTACCATATTCATAAGGGAATCAAGCTTCAATTCTACATTTCAGGATGCCGATAAAGCTATTGAGGATACAATTGTTCACATGGAAGCTATAGGAATAAAAATGGAAGAAAATCTGGATTTTATTATTCAATATGCACTTAGGGAACTTTTTAACAACGCAATAGAGCATGGGAATAATTTTGACACTAGAAAATTTATCAATTACAGGGTTGATATAACAAGAGAAATATTGAGGGTCTCTGTTGCAGATTGTGGAAAAGGGTTTGACGTTAGCGGTATTGTTAACAGTCAGCATAATGATTCGCCTACAAGGTGTAGAAACAGAGGTTTATCATCACTGATTGATATAGGGTTTTTAATTAACTCAGAGAATGGATGCATTAATGCAAGCCTGTCTTTGGATGGATATATCATAAAGATGGAAGGAGTGATCGAATAA